The genome window ATGTTAAGCTCCACAACTCGTTAGTGTTATTACATGGTTTTGGAGTCGAAGCTCATGGCTGAGGCAAAAGGCCACGAGATGCATGCATCACACAAACTACAAACCGTACTTGCTACATCGACCGAAGCAACACTACCTACAAACGCTATCCACGAGCGCAAGGCTTAGTGCATCCTGAACTTGGACTCGTCGATCTCGATCCCTTCCCTCCGCGCCCGCTCTCCTCCCGACTCCTCCGTGGTGGACAGCCCGCCCTTGCGCCCCATCTCCTGGTACCCCTGAACCCCGATCTGCTCCTTCCTCGTCTGCCCTCCCTTGTGCCCCAGATCCTGATACCCTTGCGTTCCTAGCTGCTCCCTCCTCGTCTGCCCTCCACGGCTCCGTCCTGCGAGGAACCACCGTTTGTAAGAGACTCGATCCATATCTGGTGAGAGTACGTACTGTTATGCTATAGAACTTAGGAACAGGACCTTCGGCGAGGTGTTCCTGGGCCTCGAAGCTCTTCCCTCCCGTCCCACCAGGGACGACAGTCTCGCCCCGCCTCGCCCTCTCGTCGAGCTCCCGCCTCTCCTGCTCCGTCGACATCCTTCTCACTCGTCGCAACCACCACGCAACCACCACCCGCGCGAAAGCCTTTCGATCCCCACTTGCCTCAGCATCTGACGACACTCGGATGAGCTGCTGCCAATGGCGATGGCGAGGTTAAATGGAGGAGAAAGGGCGGTGCGGGGCGGGAGGAGACGGCGCCACCTGGGAGTTTAGTTGGAGGATAGCGAGGTCGTGAGCGCTCGGACGTGTGGGGCGCTGCTCTCTGGTTGGAGCGACACGAGTGCAAGCAACGTGTCGGGCGCTGCTCTCTGGATGGAGCGACACGAGTGCCTGCTTGCATGCAAGGAGACCGGCAGCTCACACCTTTTTCTCAGGGCTGGCAGAAGGCTTGCGGCGGACACTGAGAAGACGAGCTGAGCTCAACTCTGTAGATGGACTCAGTCCCGTCTGAGGAACGAACGGACAACATTCTTCTCGGTCTTTTCTTGCCCGCTCACCGACCTGCTCTACAGTTGAAGGCAGAAATGCCCTCACAGTGGGACCCAGAGATGTACGACATGGCTGAGCGGCCGAGACATAGTCCACCCTCGTGTTGGAACGTGAATGCAGTCGGGCAAAGACCGTTGACGTCGGTTCACGAGTCACGTGTAATTGACTAAATCTAAAGTAGATTCTCCCGCCAtcctataaagaaaaataaaagtaaaaCAAAGACGAAGATGAAGAATTCAAAGCAACACCGTCACTAAGAGATGTTGCATCCTCTCACCTTGGGAATAACTGAAGTCGGATCCGTTTGAGTTTCTACTAGATTAGGACTTGGTAATTTGGAAGATCTAGATCGAATCACTTCAGCTACCAAATGTACAGAAACTTCTTATTTGACCATAAAACATAATCCGATAATTTAATTTGACTTGCTCTGACCATGTCAAAGACCAAACAACCATAGATCCCTGTTTGGCTATACGATTCGCCTTGGATAACCAAATGATACTTTGAAATGGTTGTACATGTTAATAAGAATTTAATTGACCTTATAGACTGTTTTACTAGTCAACGGTGTCTGCAGCAAAGCAAGGCTGCTTAGTTGACAAATAGGAGGTGTCGAACAATTGTTTCTTTAGTTAAAGACTTTGTTTTTGCTCCTCCAAACAAATGTTATCACCTTTCATGACCTATTTTTGGATTCTACCTTAATTTCAAATGAACAAAAAATAATGAAATAGTAACTTTCTTATCGACTACATATATCTCCAATTATTTCGTGTCTGCAATACCAGCACTTCACCGTGTGCATACTTTATCCCGTACCAATTGCACACTCTTAACGTTCATTACCGTGTCGGGCAACGCGAATTAGGGCGACTTGTAAGTCGTCGCGTGTGCGGCGACTGTAGTAAAGCATTTGGTTGACTCTGTCGCCGCTACGTCGGAACAAGTGGAAGCTGCCCGGCTACATGGCGGCACCACAATTAAAGGACGCGTGTGCGCGGCTCAACGGTCTGCTTCCTGCTCTGTTCCAACGGtcgtatttttattttcatttctatACTCCTGTCACTTCTCCTAACGTTCGGCTCTCCGGACCCCACCGAGCTGTCGATCACGTGCATTAGCTCCACTTTGACCCAAGATTCTTAGTAGCCCGGTCACCCGTCGCAACATCTCTCTCGTTTCGGACCAACCAGGCACGGGGATCGCCATTACATGGCGTGCCACGCAACAGATCGACGCGTTCGCTGCATGATCTGTCGTGGTTAGATTGGTGTTGCGTGTTCGCGAAAGAAGTCTCTCCTTCCAGAAAACACTTCCATTACCCACTCCCTTCATACTCGTTGGTCGTCCTGTCTTTGGTTGGAGGTCCTTTGTGGGTCCCGATGGAGTGTCAAATAGAGAGGCGGGTGAGTCAGCCGAGCGAGGACGGGTGACACGTTACTCTTTGCTTAGAGAGATCGCTTCAAGCGACCGCGTCTCGATGTTGGAAAGGAAAGGTCGGACTTCTCACACCTTCGCCAACACGCCATTTACGTTGCTTTGACTCATCTGCCAAATCTTCCGATCCAGTGCCCTTTCGGGCTTCTGTTTTTCATCCGGCACCGATCGATAAGTCCAACCTCTATCAGATCCTTCTGATTCTGTCAGATGATCTCAATCGTCCAAATCTACAAGTGCTAGTTCTTGAGGAGCATTTTACCAACACTCGAGCGCTATAAATATCAGCTCTCCGACGGCGAGTTCAATTTGGTGAAAGGAAGCGACTTGGCATCAGAGAGAAAAA of Musa acuminata AAA Group cultivar baxijiao chromosome BXJ1-7, Cavendish_Baxijiao_AAA, whole genome shotgun sequence contains these proteins:
- the LOC135678871 gene encoding protein SLE1-like, with product MSTEQERRELDERARRGETVVPGGTGGKSFEAQEHLAEGRSRGGQTRREQLGTQGYQDLGHKGGQTRKEQIGVQGYQEMGRKGGLSTTEESGGERARREGIEIDESKFRMH